From a single Dysidea avara chromosome 14, odDysAvar1.4, whole genome shotgun sequence genomic region:
- the LOC136244714 gene encoding uncharacterized protein isoform X34 has protein sequence MLSFLAIGCLTLLRLFICMHITDLCPSILSTHHSVPLKLCTISFIFAVDRLAIASRLSKRVSAVNNQIKKMLRSFNEGLPVEDHTIWEAAINIHRNSYTASLASIATSIPIEVKREAVQKFRTAKRSLEEIALLKDEMRNCLEYYQRQIASLKRSQEEIHLQLHEQEKDVEKLSGCYCWISRKILIFSTKLTDLLSLFRNIVPEVIPPSMGTSEASTENHFPLTSYTDNSSSCFHFHSNETDEDPSVSGAVGNRTEDVQPRMNTPVSRAVGNRTEDDQPRVYITVSGAVGNRTEDDQPRVYTTVGGAVGNRTEDDQPRVNNTVGGAVGNRTEDGRPRVNTTVGGAVGNRTGDGQPRVNTTVGGAVSNRTGDGQPRVNTTVGGAVGNRTGDGQPRVNTTVGGAVGNRTGDGQPRVNTTVSGAVGNRTGDGRPRVNTTVGGAVGNRTGDGRPRVNTTVSGAVGNRTTEDGTARFFYGKD, from the exons ATGCTTTCATTCCTAGCTATAGGTTGCCTTACTTTGCTAAGATTAtttatttgtatgcatataACAGATTTGTGTCCTTCAATTCTATCCACACATCATAGTGTCCCATTGAAGCTATGTACAATATCATTTATTTTTGCTGTAGATAGACTTGCGATTGCTTCTCGTTTAAGTAAGCGAGTTAGTGCAGTCAATAACCAAATTAAGAAGATGTTGAGATCTTTTAATGAAGGTTTACCGGTGGAGGATCACACGATTTGGGAAGCTGCAATTAATATCCATCGGAATAGCTATACAGCTAGCCTTGCATCAATTGCTACATCAATCCCAATAGAGGTGAAACGTGAAGCCGTACAGAAATTTAGGACTGCAAAAAGGTCACTGGAAGAGATAGCTTTACTAAAAGATGAAATGAGAAATTGCTTGGAATATTATCAGAGGCAGATAGCATCTTTAAAGAGAAGCCAAGAAGAAATCCATttacaattacatgaacaaGAAAAAGATGTAGAGAAATTATCTGGGTGCTACTGCTGGATATCAAGAAAGATACTGATTTTCAGTACCAAATTAACAGATTTGCTATCTTTATTCAGAAACATAGTCCCAG AGGTTATACCACCTTCCATGGGCACATCAGAGGCCAGTACGGAAAATCATTTTCCCCTGACCAGTTATACAG ATAATTCCAGCTCATGTTTCCATTTCCATTCGAATGAAACTG ATGAAGACCCAAGTGTCAgtggagcagttggtaacagaactgAAGATGTTCAGCCAAGAA TGAATACTCCTGTCAGTAgagcagttggtaacagaactgAAGATGATCAGCCAAGAG TATATATTACTGTCAgtggagcagttggtaacagaactgAGGATGATCAGCCAAGAG TATATACTACTGTCGgtggagcagttggtaacagaactgAGGATGATCAGCCAAGAG TGAATAATACTGTCGgtggagcagttggtaacagaactgAGGATGGTCGGCCAAGAG TGAATACTACTGTTGgtggagcagttggtaacagaactgGGGATGGTCAGCCAAGAG TGAATACTACTGTTGGTGGAGCAGTTAGTAACAGAACTGGGGATGGTCAGCCAAGAG TGAATACTACTGTTGgtggagcagttggtaacagaactgGGGATGGTCAGCCAAGAG TGAATACTACTGTTGgtggagcagttggtaacagaactgGGGATGGTCAGCCAAGAG TGAATACTACTGTCAgtggagcagttggtaacagaactgGGGATGGTCGGCCAAGAG TGAATACTACTGTTGgtggagcagttggtaacagaactgGGGATGGTCGGCCAAGAG TGAATACTACTGTCAgtggagcagttggtaacagaacAACTGAGGATGG AACTGCTCGTTTCTTCTATGGCAAGGATTGA
- the LOC136244714 gene encoding uncharacterized protein isoform X3 yields MLSFLAIGCLTLLRLFICMHITDLCPSILSTHHSVPLKLCTISFIFAVDRLAIASRLSKRVSAVNNQIKKMLRSFNEGLPVEDHTIWEAAINIHRNSYTASLASIATSIPIEVKREAVQKFRTAKRSLEEIALLKDEMRNCLEYYQRQIASLKRSQEEIHLQLHEQEKDVEKLSGCYCWISRKILIFSTKLTDLLSLFRNIVPEVIPPSMGTSEASTENHFPLTSYTDNSSSCFHFHSNETDEDPSVSGAVGNRTEDVQPRMNTPVSRAVGNRTEDDQPRVYITVSGAVGNRTEDDQPRVYTTVGGAVGNRTEDDQPRVNNTVGGAVGNRTEDGRPRVNTTVGGAVGNRTGDGQPRVNTTVGGAVGNRTGDGQPRVNTTVGGAVGNRTGDGQPRVNTTVSGAVGNRTGDGRPRVNTTVGGAVGNRTGDGRPRVNTTVSGAVGNRTTEDGSSRGCKSCARFIIFFALELLVSSMARIDDEDGSTSPELSDDDEVLYNDGISSYFNDEALSVSWDDETDSDEESMMSTPANWRAQEFYREEFIREQEIPRQELEHFISSNSNINISNHKEVHPSRPVGSFMGRNDLKEYAENLLRLSKKELSCSRTKKHFAFNVHKTSRRSTQ; encoded by the exons ATGCTTTCATTCCTAGCTATAGGTTGCCTTACTTTGCTAAGATTAtttatttgtatgcatataACAGATTTGTGTCCTTCAATTCTATCCACACATCATAGTGTCCCATTGAAGCTATGTACAATATCATTTATTTTTGCTGTAGATAGACTTGCGATTGCTTCTCGTTTAAGTAAGCGAGTTAGTGCAGTCAATAACCAAATTAAGAAGATGTTGAGATCTTTTAATGAAGGTTTACCGGTGGAGGATCACACGATTTGGGAAGCTGCAATTAATATCCATCGGAATAGCTATACAGCTAGCCTTGCATCAATTGCTACATCAATCCCAATAGAGGTGAAACGTGAAGCCGTACAGAAATTTAGGACTGCAAAAAGGTCACTGGAAGAGATAGCTTTACTAAAAGATGAAATGAGAAATTGCTTGGAATATTATCAGAGGCAGATAGCATCTTTAAAGAGAAGCCAAGAAGAAATCCATttacaattacatgaacaaGAAAAAGATGTAGAGAAATTATCTGGGTGCTACTGCTGGATATCAAGAAAGATACTGATTTTCAGTACCAAATTAACAGATTTGCTATCTTTATTCAGAAACATAGTCCCAG AGGTTATACCACCTTCCATGGGCACATCAGAGGCCAGTACGGAAAATCATTTTCCCCTGACCAGTTATACAG ATAATTCCAGCTCATGTTTCCATTTCCATTCGAATGAAACTG ATGAAGACCCAAGTGTCAgtggagcagttggtaacagaactgAAGATGTTCAGCCAAGAA TGAATACTCCTGTCAGTAgagcagttggtaacagaactgAAGATGATCAGCCAAGAG TATATATTACTGTCAgtggagcagttggtaacagaactgAGGATGATCAGCCAAGAG TATATACTACTGTCGgtggagcagttggtaacagaactgAGGATGATCAGCCAAGAG TGAATAATACTGTCGgtggagcagttggtaacagaactgAGGATGGTCGGCCAAGAG TGAATACTACTGTTGgtggagcagttggtaacagaactgGGGATGGTCAGCCAAGAG TGAATACTACTGTTGgtggagcagttggtaacagaactgGGGATGGTCAGCCAAGAG TGAATACTACTGTTGgtggagcagttggtaacagaactgGGGATGGTCAGCCAAGAG TGAATACTACTGTCAgtggagcagttggtaacagaactgGGGATGGTCGGCCAAGAG TGAATACTACTGTTGgtggagcagttggtaacagaactgGGGATGGTCGGCCAAGAG TGAATACTACTGTCAgtggagcagttggtaacagaacAACTGAGGATGGGTCAAGTAGAGGCTGTAAAAGTTGTGCTAGATTTATCATTTTCTTTGCTTTAGAACTGCTCGTTTCTTCTATGGCAAGGATTGATGATGAAGATG GTAGTACATCACCTGAACTTAGTGACGATGATGAAGTTCTGTATAATGATGGTATTTCATCATATTTTAATGACGAGGCATTATCAGTCTCATGGGATGATGAGACAGATAGTGATGAAGAATCAATGATGTCTACACCAGCCAACTGGAGGGCTCAGGAATTCTACAGAGAAGAATTTATT AGAGAGCAAGAAATACCCAGACAAGAATTGGAacactttataagctcaaacaGCAATATTAATATTTCTAATCATAAAG AAGTTCACCCTTCAAGACCTGTTGGCTCATTCATGGGAAGAAATGATTTAAAAGAATATGCAGAAAATCTACTAAGATTGTCTAAGAAAGAACTTTCTTGCAGCCGAACCAAAAAACACTTTGCTTTTAATGTACATAAGACAAGTCGAAGATCCACACAATGA
- the LOC136244714 gene encoding uncharacterized protein isoform X17: MLSFLAIGCLTLLRLFICMHITDLCPSILSTHHSVPLKLCTISFIFAVDRLAIASRLSKRVSAVNNQIKKMLRSFNEGLPVEDHTIWEAAINIHRNSYTASLASIATSIPIEVKREAVQKFRTAKRSLEEIALLKDEMRNCLEYYQRQIASLKRSQEEIHLQLHEQEKDVEKLSGCYCWISRKILIFSTKLTDLLSLFRNIVPEVIPPSMGTSEASTENHFPLTSYTDNSSSCFHFHSNETDEDPSVSGAVGNRTEDVQPRMNTPVSRAVGNRTEDDQPRVYITVSGAVGNRTEDDQPRVYTTVGGAVGNRTEDDQPRVNNTVGGAVGNRTEDGRPRVNTTVGGAVGNRTGDGQPRVNTTVGGAVGNRTGDGQPRVNTTVGGAVGNRTGDGRPRVNTTVSGAVGNRTTEDGSSRGCKSCARFIIFFALELLVSSMARIDDEDGSTSPELSDDDEVLYNDGISSYFNDEALSVSWDDETDSDEESMMSTPANWRAQEFYREEFIREQEIPRQELEHFISSNSNINISNHKEVHPSRPVGSFMGRNDLKEYAENLLRLSKKELSCSRTKKHFAFNVHKTSRRSTQ; this comes from the exons ATGCTTTCATTCCTAGCTATAGGTTGCCTTACTTTGCTAAGATTAtttatttgtatgcatataACAGATTTGTGTCCTTCAATTCTATCCACACATCATAGTGTCCCATTGAAGCTATGTACAATATCATTTATTTTTGCTGTAGATAGACTTGCGATTGCTTCTCGTTTAAGTAAGCGAGTTAGTGCAGTCAATAACCAAATTAAGAAGATGTTGAGATCTTTTAATGAAGGTTTACCGGTGGAGGATCACACGATTTGGGAAGCTGCAATTAATATCCATCGGAATAGCTATACAGCTAGCCTTGCATCAATTGCTACATCAATCCCAATAGAGGTGAAACGTGAAGCCGTACAGAAATTTAGGACTGCAAAAAGGTCACTGGAAGAGATAGCTTTACTAAAAGATGAAATGAGAAATTGCTTGGAATATTATCAGAGGCAGATAGCATCTTTAAAGAGAAGCCAAGAAGAAATCCATttacaattacatgaacaaGAAAAAGATGTAGAGAAATTATCTGGGTGCTACTGCTGGATATCAAGAAAGATACTGATTTTCAGTACCAAATTAACAGATTTGCTATCTTTATTCAGAAACATAGTCCCAG AGGTTATACCACCTTCCATGGGCACATCAGAGGCCAGTACGGAAAATCATTTTCCCCTGACCAGTTATACAG ATAATTCCAGCTCATGTTTCCATTTCCATTCGAATGAAACTG ATGAAGACCCAAGTGTCAgtggagcagttggtaacagaactgAAGATGTTCAGCCAAGAA TGAATACTCCTGTCAGTAgagcagttggtaacagaactgAAGATGATCAGCCAAGAG TATATATTACTGTCAgtggagcagttggtaacagaactgAGGATGATCAGCCAAGAG TATATACTACTGTCGgtggagcagttggtaacagaactgAGGATGATCAGCCAAGAG TGAATAATACTGTCGgtggagcagttggtaacagaactgAGGATGGTCGGCCAAGAG TGAATACTACTGTTGgtggagcagttggtaacagaactgGGGATGGTCAGCCAAGAG TGAATACTACTGTTGgtggagcagttggtaacagaactgGGGATGGTCAGCCAAGAG TGAATACTACTGTTGgtggagcagttggtaacagaactgGGGATGGTCGGCCAAGAG TGAATACTACTGTCAgtggagcagttggtaacagaacAACTGAGGATGGGTCAAGTAGAGGCTGTAAAAGTTGTGCTAGATTTATCATTTTCTTTGCTTTAGAACTGCTCGTTTCTTCTATGGCAAGGATTGATGATGAAGATG GTAGTACATCACCTGAACTTAGTGACGATGATGAAGTTCTGTATAATGATGGTATTTCATCATATTTTAATGACGAGGCATTATCAGTCTCATGGGATGATGAGACAGATAGTGATGAAGAATCAATGATGTCTACACCAGCCAACTGGAGGGCTCAGGAATTCTACAGAGAAGAATTTATT AGAGAGCAAGAAATACCCAGACAAGAATTGGAacactttataagctcaaacaGCAATATTAATATTTCTAATCATAAAG AAGTTCACCCTTCAAGACCTGTTGGCTCATTCATGGGAAGAAATGATTTAAAAGAATATGCAGAAAATCTACTAAGATTGTCTAAGAAAGAACTTTCTTGCAGCCGAACCAAAAAACACTTTGCTTTTAATGTACATAAGACAAGTCGAAGATCCACACAATGA
- the LOC136244714 gene encoding uncharacterized protein isoform X2, whose protein sequence is MLSFLAIGCLTLLRLFICMHITDLCPSILSTHHSVPLKLCTISFIFAVDRLAIASRLSKRVSAVNNQIKKMLRSFNEGLPVEDHTIWEAAINIHRNSYTASLASIATSIPIEVKREAVQKFRTAKRSLEEIALLKDEMRNCLEYYQRQIASLKRSQEEIHLQLHEQEKDVEKLSGCYCWISRKILIFSTKLTDLLSLFRNIVPEVIPPSMGTSEASTENHFPLTSYTDNSSSCFHFHSNETDEDPSVSGAVGNRTEDVQPRMNTPVSRAVGNRTEDDQPRVYITVSGAVGNRTEDDQPRVYTTVGGAVGNRTEDDQPRVNNTVGGAVGNRTEDGRPRVNTTVGGAVGNRTGDGQPRVNTTVGGAVSNRTGDGQPRVNTTVGGAVGNRTGDGQPRVNTTVGGAVGNRTGDGQPRVNTTVSGAVGNRTGDGRPRVNTTVGGAVGNRTGDGRPRVNTTVSGAVGNRTTEDGSKLLVSSMARIDDEDGSTSPELSDDDEVLYNDGISSYFNDEALSVSWDDETDSDEESMMSTPANWRAQEFYREEFIREQEIPRQELEHFISSNSNINISNHKEVHPSRPVGSFMGRNDLKEYAENLLRLSKKELSCSRTKKHFAFNVHKTSRRSTQ, encoded by the exons ATGCTTTCATTCCTAGCTATAGGTTGCCTTACTTTGCTAAGATTAtttatttgtatgcatataACAGATTTGTGTCCTTCAATTCTATCCACACATCATAGTGTCCCATTGAAGCTATGTACAATATCATTTATTTTTGCTGTAGATAGACTTGCGATTGCTTCTCGTTTAAGTAAGCGAGTTAGTGCAGTCAATAACCAAATTAAGAAGATGTTGAGATCTTTTAATGAAGGTTTACCGGTGGAGGATCACACGATTTGGGAAGCTGCAATTAATATCCATCGGAATAGCTATACAGCTAGCCTTGCATCAATTGCTACATCAATCCCAATAGAGGTGAAACGTGAAGCCGTACAGAAATTTAGGACTGCAAAAAGGTCACTGGAAGAGATAGCTTTACTAAAAGATGAAATGAGAAATTGCTTGGAATATTATCAGAGGCAGATAGCATCTTTAAAGAGAAGCCAAGAAGAAATCCATttacaattacatgaacaaGAAAAAGATGTAGAGAAATTATCTGGGTGCTACTGCTGGATATCAAGAAAGATACTGATTTTCAGTACCAAATTAACAGATTTGCTATCTTTATTCAGAAACATAGTCCCAG AGGTTATACCACCTTCCATGGGCACATCAGAGGCCAGTACGGAAAATCATTTTCCCCTGACCAGTTATACAG ATAATTCCAGCTCATGTTTCCATTTCCATTCGAATGAAACTG ATGAAGACCCAAGTGTCAgtggagcagttggtaacagaactgAAGATGTTCAGCCAAGAA TGAATACTCCTGTCAGTAgagcagttggtaacagaactgAAGATGATCAGCCAAGAG TATATATTACTGTCAgtggagcagttggtaacagaactgAGGATGATCAGCCAAGAG TATATACTACTGTCGgtggagcagttggtaacagaactgAGGATGATCAGCCAAGAG TGAATAATACTGTCGgtggagcagttggtaacagaactgAGGATGGTCGGCCAAGAG TGAATACTACTGTTGgtggagcagttggtaacagaactgGGGATGGTCAGCCAAGAG TGAATACTACTGTTGGTGGAGCAGTTAGTAACAGAACTGGGGATGGTCAGCCAAGAG TGAATACTACTGTTGgtggagcagttggtaacagaactgGGGATGGTCAGCCAAGAG TGAATACTACTGTTGgtggagcagttggtaacagaactgGGGATGGTCAGCCAAGAG TGAATACTACTGTCAgtggagcagttggtaacagaactgGGGATGGTCGGCCAAGAG TGAATACTACTGTTGgtggagcagttggtaacagaactgGGGATGGTCGGCCAAGAG TGAATACTACTGTCAgtggagcagttggtaacagaacAACTGAGGATGGGTCAA AACTGCTCGTTTCTTCTATGGCAAGGATTGATGATGAAGATG GTAGTACATCACCTGAACTTAGTGACGATGATGAAGTTCTGTATAATGATGGTATTTCATCATATTTTAATGACGAGGCATTATCAGTCTCATGGGATGATGAGACAGATAGTGATGAAGAATCAATGATGTCTACACCAGCCAACTGGAGGGCTCAGGAATTCTACAGAGAAGAATTTATT AGAGAGCAAGAAATACCCAGACAAGAATTGGAacactttataagctcaaacaGCAATATTAATATTTCTAATCATAAAG AAGTTCACCCTTCAAGACCTGTTGGCTCATTCATGGGAAGAAATGATTTAAAAGAATATGCAGAAAATCTACTAAGATTGTCTAAGAAAGAACTTTCTTGCAGCCGAACCAAAAAACACTTTGCTTTTAATGTACATAAGACAAGTCGAAGATCCACACAATGA